A region of the Exiguobacterium aurantiacum DSM 6208 genome:
CGCTTGACTACGACTTGATCGGATATCGTCCGTCACGACTCGTCAAGATGGACATCCTCCTCAACAACGAACTCGTTGATGCGCTCAGCTTTATCGTTCACCGCGATTTCGCCTATGAGCGTGGGAAAGTCATCGTCGAGAAGTTGAAGGCACTCATCCCGCGGATGCAGTTCGAAGTACCGATCCAAGCAGCGGTCGGCACGAAAATCGTCGCCCGTTCGACGATCAAGGCACTTCGTAAAAACGTCCTCGCTAAATGTTACGGCGGGGACATCTCGCGGAAGCGGAAGCTTCTCGAGAAGCAAAAAGAAGGTAAAAAGCGCATGAAGATGGTTGGTTCCGTCGAAGTGCCACAAGAAGCGTTCATGTCCGTTTTGTCGATGGACGAAGAATAAGTGGTCGCCCTTATCAAACGATAAGGGCGATTTTTTTGATTTGGCAGGATATAGGGAAGGCGATACGGAATAGTACCCACTTACAGAAAAATAGAGGAGGAGAGGCAGTGCCGACTTATAATTTTTCAGCCGGTCCGGGGGTGCTACCTGCACCGGTGTTGGAAGAAGTGCGATCACAACTTCTCTCCTATAAAGACAGCGGCGTCTCGATTGTCGAGATGAGCCATCGTTCTCAGGCGTTCATGGAAGTGGTACGTGAGCTAGAGCACCGCCTTCGCCGGTTGATGGACATTCCAGACACGTATGCCGTTTTGTTCCTTCAAGGCGGGGCGACGTTACAGTTTTCGATGGTACCGATGAATCTACGCGAATCGGGTCGTTTCGCTTATCTCGATAGCGGGACGTGGTCGAAGAAAGCGATTCAAGACGCAAGCCGGTTCGGTGACGTCGTCATCGCCGGTAGTTCAGCGTCGTCGAACTACGACACAATCCCGAATTGGGCGGGACAGATTCAAGACGTCGACTATCTTCATATAACGTTGAACAACACGATCGAAGGGACGCGTTACACGACGTTGCCGGAGACGAACGTCCCGCTCGTCGCGGACGTCTCCTCGAACATTTTGGCGGAAGCGATCGATGTGCGTCGCTACGGTCTCTTGTACGCCGGTGCGCAAAAAAATATCGGGCCGGCCGGGTTGACGATCGTCCTCATCCGTCGCGATTTAATCATCGCACGCGATTTGCCGTCGTATCTTGCTTACAGCGAACACGTCGACACGCTTCTTAACACCCCGTCGACGTTCAGCATATATGTCGCCGAACGGGTGCTCGCCTGGATCGAGGCCGAGGGAGGCGTCGCCGAGATGGAGCGGCGTAACCGCTTGAAGAGTGATCGGTTATATGGCGCGCTCGATGCG
Encoded here:
- the serC gene encoding 3-phosphoserine/phosphohydroxythreonine transaminase; this encodes MPTYNFSAGPGVLPAPVLEEVRSQLLSYKDSGVSIVEMSHRSQAFMEVVRELEHRLRRLMDIPDTYAVLFLQGGATLQFSMVPMNLRESGRFAYLDSGTWSKKAIQDASRFGDVVIAGSSASSNYDTIPNWAGQIQDVDYLHITLNNTIEGTRYTTLPETNVPLVADVSSNILAEAIDVRRYGLLYAGAQKNIGPAGLTIVLIRRDLIIARDLPSYLAYSEHVDTLLNTPSTFSIYVAERVLAWIEAEGGVAEMERRNRLKSDRLYGALDASPLFRPLVTDTTCRSLTNIPFTTGNKETDETFRLYAEARGLIELGGHRSVGGLRASLYNAMPLEGVERLVDAMHEFEQEGHDVSYKNV